Proteins encoded within one genomic window of Gloeobacter kilaueensis JS1:
- the radA gene encoding DNA repair protein RadA, with translation MAKTRTQFTCTQCGYESVRWLGRCPGCDAWDSFIEETIAPAAAASRVPAAAQAAPRPRAAIALTALDQHSQSRISSGFAEFDRVLGGGIVTGSLVLIGGDPGIGKSTLLLQAACRLAQAQPVLYVSAEESAQQVKLRAERLELAASGLYLLAETELETILAELESLQPAIAVIDSIQAVYLSALSAAAGSVSQVRECTAALMRLAKRTQTSLFIVGHVTKEGALAGPKVLEHLVDTVLYFEGDRFQSHRLLRSVKNRFGATHEIGVFEMMGQGLAEVENPSELFLSGQDEPAPGTATIVACEGTRPLVVELQSLVSPTSYGSPRRTTTGIEYNRFLQILAVLEKRVGIPLSRLDAYVASVGGLDVSEPAADLGVAVAVAASFRDRIVDPQLIILGEVGLGGQVRPISQLELRLKEAAKLGFKRAIVPRGSAHCAIDMEIIPVARVLDALVAALGGPVQSPPDQPGDE, from the coding sequence ATGGCCAAAACGCGCACCCAGTTTACCTGTACCCAGTGCGGCTACGAGAGCGTCCGCTGGCTGGGCCGCTGTCCCGGCTGCGATGCCTGGGATAGTTTTATCGAGGAGACGATCGCCCCCGCCGCTGCTGCCAGTCGCGTTCCCGCTGCGGCCCAGGCCGCACCCCGGCCCCGCGCCGCCATCGCCCTTACTGCTCTAGATCAGCATTCCCAAAGCCGCATCTCCTCGGGGTTCGCCGAGTTCGACCGGGTGCTGGGAGGCGGCATCGTCACAGGCTCACTGGTGCTCATCGGCGGCGATCCGGGCATCGGCAAATCGACGTTGCTATTGCAGGCCGCCTGCCGCCTGGCCCAAGCGCAGCCGGTGCTCTACGTCTCAGCCGAAGAGTCCGCCCAGCAGGTCAAGTTGCGCGCCGAGCGGCTGGAACTGGCGGCGTCGGGGCTGTACCTGCTGGCTGAGACCGAACTTGAGACGATCCTTGCTGAGCTGGAGAGCCTGCAGCCGGCGATTGCGGTCATCGATTCGATCCAGGCGGTGTACCTGAGCGCCCTCAGCGCCGCCGCCGGTTCGGTCTCCCAGGTGCGCGAATGTACTGCGGCTCTGATGCGTCTGGCCAAGCGCACCCAGACGAGCCTGTTCATCGTCGGCCACGTCACCAAAGAAGGAGCGCTCGCGGGCCCCAAAGTGCTCGAACATCTGGTCGATACGGTGCTGTACTTCGAGGGGGACCGCTTTCAGAGCCATCGCCTGCTGCGCTCGGTCAAAAATCGCTTTGGGGCCACCCACGAGATCGGGGTCTTCGAGATGATGGGCCAGGGGCTCGCCGAGGTCGAAAATCCTTCTGAGCTTTTTTTATCGGGCCAGGACGAACCGGCTCCCGGCACAGCGACGATCGTCGCCTGCGAGGGCACCCGGCCCCTGGTGGTCGAATTGCAGTCGCTGGTGAGCCCCACCAGCTACGGCTCCCCGCGCCGCACCACCACCGGCATCGAGTACAACCGGTTTTTGCAGATTCTGGCGGTGCTCGAAAAGCGGGTCGGCATCCCACTTTCGCGGCTCGACGCCTACGTTGCCTCGGTAGGAGGGCTCGATGTCTCAGAACCCGCCGCCGATCTGGGGGTGGCCGTCGCCGTCGCCGCCAGCTTTCGCGATCGGATCGTCGATCCACAGCTGATTATTTTGGGGGAGGTCGGACTGGGGGGGCAGGTCCGCCCCATCTCACAGCTGGAACTGCGCCTCAAAGAAGCTGCCAAGCTCGGTTTTAAGCGGGCCATCGTTCCGCGTGGCTCGGCGCACTGTGCGATCGATATGGAAATTATTCCGGTCGCCCGCGTGCTCGACGCGCTGGTGGCCGCCCTGGGCGGACCGGTGCAAAGTCCCCCCGATCAGCCCGGCGATGAGTAG